The genomic region CTCTACAAGCACTCGGCGTTTCTCGTCCGGCAGGACGACATGACACACGATGAGTTCGTCGACTACTGGCAGAGCAACCATACACCGATTGCCCGCGAAATCGAGGGCGTCGTCAAGTACAATACGGTCATCCCCACTGACCCCGAGAACGCCGAGTTCGACGGCGTCGCCGAACTCTACTTTGACGACCTCGAGAAGCTATACGACGCGCTCGGCAGCGAAGGGTCGCGGGATTACGCGCCCGACAAAGGGAAAGCGAAAGCGGCACGCGAGGACGTGGATAACTTCTTGGCTATCGACGAGCGGCCCCGGTTTATCGGCCAGGAACAGCTCGTCCAGGACGAGGGGTAGTATGCCCGACTACGAGGAGCAAGTCACGGAGGCGTTCCCGGAACTCGACTACATCTCGTCGGACAGCCTCCGCAGCAACGTCATCGAGGCGTGGACACTCGCGCTCGACCGAGGTGGCTGGCGCGACATTACCGATATCCCCTACGCCTGGAACATCCACGAAGTAACCAACGTCAGGCACGTCCGCGGTGTCACCAGAATCGCACGGGAATCCGCTATCGAACAGCAGGAGTTCCACAGTGCCGACCCCGATATGGACGTCATCGTGGCAGCCACACTACTCCACGACGTCGGAAAATGCTACGAGTACGTCGACTTCGTCGAGGACGAGAAGCTACTCGACCCGGACCCGAAATACGCAACCGAAGAGGTCCCACACTCCCTGTCAGGCTATGCACTCGCACACGAGGTCGGCTGTCCGCTGGCGGTCCAACGAGCGATTCCGCACTTTATCGGCGAGATCCCGACGCGGACACTGGAAGCCGAACTCGTCAAGAGTGCGAACTCCGCGTCCTCGAACGCGATTACCCAGTCAACGATGGGCATCACGCTGCAGGAGTGGGTCGATGAGTATTCCCAGACGTAGCCACTGGCGCGAACGATAGCGCTCTGCCACAGCGTCGACCGGCGAAACTAGTCCCTACGAGGCCTTCATTTTGAGTTTTCAATGGATTTCTACGCCTCCAACCAGCATTTACGTCTAAATGCATCGAAAATATCCTCATACATCATAATTCCTTGCCATAAATGTCCCTAAAGGAGCCTGGTTTCGAAAATTCTCGTCAAAAGAATGATTAAGACAATTATTCATGTGGAAGTGCGGAGAAATACCACTCTTTCGAGTGTATATACACATATCGAGGGTATGCTGCGGCTTATGCGCTGAATTCGATGTACGATTTGATAGTATCCGGCGACTTCTCGAATGCGTCTGCAAACCCCGACACCGAGCACTGGGTCGTCATGATAGACGCAAGGAACCAGTCCGGGTATTCTGCAAGTGTGTTACGAGCGCGTTTGTAATGCCGGACGTTAGAGTTCACGCTCCCGAGCAACGCTTTGTTCTGGAGGACCAACTGCCTGTGAAGCGCTCCACCGTTGACAGTAAATTCCCAGTCCTCAGGGATGCCAAGGAGGACCCCGACTCCGTTCGCATCGAGTGCCTCGACCGTCGAAAACGCGTGTTTTGCGTGCCCCGTCGCCTCGAACACCAGATCCATCGGCTCGTGGACATCGGGTATCTCGTCGACGGCCGTCTGTCGAGAATTAACGTAGGTAGCCCCCAGTTCCTCGATAATGTCGATGGTCGGGTCCGGCCGTTCACGACGGCCGAGACAGTACGTCCGCTCACACCGGTCTGCAAGCATCGCCAATGTGAGCAGTCCTAGCGGTCCGTTTCCGAGGACGAGTCCGGAAGCATTCTGCCACTCGAAGGTCGACCTGGAACGCTGTGCCAACTCGAGTGCCTTTTCGGCATTGCTGATCGGTTCGACCAGGAATCCGACATCCGCCAGCGATTCCGGGATCGGGACGAGAAACGATGCGGGTGTGGTGAAGTACTCGGCCATGTAGCCGTGCGCCCCCGCAATCCCCCGTTCGACATACTCACCTGGTGGAGCCATATCGGGCTCGTTGTTCTCGAAGAACCGACTCGACGTGTTTGCGGGCCGCCGGACTGTCGGGACGACAATCTCTCCCTCGTTCAGCGCGGTCCCGTTCGAGGACTCCACGACGCCGACGGCCTCGTGGCCCAGTATCTGGTAGTCGCTGCCCTCGGGAAACTCGCCATGTGATCCCGATAGCACCTCAAAGTCCGTTCCGTCGATGCCAACACGGAGCGTCCGCACGAGCACCTCTCCCTCGTCCGGTTCCGGGCGCTCGATGTCGATGCGTTCTGGTCGAGTCTTCCCCCGCTTGACAGCGATTGCATCCATTGTTGTAGGTATCCCCGTGAGTGAAACGCACCATCCATCAACAGTTGAATGTTTCGACCAATAGACAGAGGGACTTCGGCGAAATTATTTCGTATTACGAAAAGCTGTGAGGATGCGGGAAGCATACTGAACGACAGCGGTGTGAACGGCAAGTGGATGAGAAAGAACCGATGCAGCACCGCTACAGTACGATATGTGCATATTTAGGAGGGCCAGGTTCAGGTGAGTGAATTAGAATAATATGTGTACGGCTGTTATTTCGCTCACCACTCGCTCTCAAATGGTTTCGCTAAAAGAAATACCCTATCTCGGATAAAAATTTCTGTTGGGATATGTATGGCATTGCTGAAACTGCCGTCGGTCAGCTAGGACTGGAGTTGCTGCGGCTGTACTGAACATTGCTGATTCCAGGCTATATTGATAATGGCCGTGAACACGAATGGCTGACGAATGACTCAGATTTGCTCCGCATTGAGTTGCCTGACGGCGCTCAGAATCATCCCGGGGACATCCTCCTGTAACCGCTTCCCGCTCAGCCGTTCAGCGTGTCCTGCCACGTACACGGCTGCGGTTGTAGACTGGTCCTGAATCGGAACCGCGACGCAGTTTACGTCTGGATACTGCTCGCGACGCTCGAACGCGATACCTCGGTCCCGGATATTGTCGAGTTCGGCAGTGAGCGTCTGGCGATCCGTAATCGTGTTCTCGGTCATTGCAGGCAGACCAGTGTGGTCTAAAATAGCATCGACCGCCTCTGGGTCGGTCGCCGCGAGGATTGCCTTTCCCGGAGCGCTGCAGTGAAAACACGGGGAGTTTACGTGTCTCGGAGAGTCGTCAACAGCGGTGTGATAGACGTCGGCAATTTGCTTTTCGCACTTGATAACCAGTCCGGCAGACTCGCCGGTCGTCGCTGATATCTGGTCTATCTGGGGCTTCGTGTCGTGGTAGATGGGGGCCTGAGATTTAACGTGTTCGCCGATATCGGCAAACTGTAACGTCAGCTGATAGTTTCCTGTACTCTTTGTAACGTAGCCTGACTGCAACAGCGTATTCAGGTGCTTGTATGTCGTACTCCGAGTGTACCCGAGTTGCTCGGCCACCTCTGAGACGCCAAGCGGCCCGTCGGCGTCTCTGAGCACGTCGACGATGGCGAACGTCTTCATCGGTGCCGAAAGTGTTGCTGTCTCAGTTTTATCGGGCATAAGATTACTACTCCCGTCTATAGCTTAAGTTTTTATTATTATGAAACGATCGTTACCAGTCGGCGACGCTACCGTCCTCGTGCCGCCATATCGGGTTGTGCCAGTCGAGATCGGCCTCTGCTTTCTCCCGAACAACGTCTAGCGCTACGTCGATACCCAGTCCCGGGCCGTCCAGCGTCTTCAGGTAGCCGTCGTCGAACGCAAACGGGTTCGAATTCAGCAGGTCGTGTGCGGGACTGGTCGTCTCAGAGTGGACGTCGAACCCCTGATCCTGGACTAACAGGTTCGGAACGACCGTATCCACCTGGATCGACGCAGCCAGCGCAATTGGACCCAGTGGGCAGTTCGGTGCAATGGCGACGTCGTGTGACTCCGCCATGTTAGCAAGTTTGACCATCTCTGAAATACCGCCTGCGTGAGAGACATCGGGCTGAATCACGTCAATCGCCCCCGTTTTGAGGAGGTCTTTGTAATCCCATCTCGAGTACAGTCGCTCACCTGCTGCGATTGGTGCGCGTGTCTGTGCCGCGATGTTCGGAAGGTGTTCGATGTTCTCGGGAAGCACTGGCTCTTCGATGAACATCGGTTCGACGGATTCGAGGCGGTTGGTGAGGGTCTTGGCCATCGATTTTGATACTCGGCCTCTGAAATCGATCCCGAGATCCACTCGGTCGTCCACCGCTGTTCGAACGTGCTGAATCCGTTCTGTGATCTCGTCGAGCGACGCCTTCGTTTCGATGAACCGGGTCTGATTCGTCGCATCCATTTTGAGTGCGGTGTAGCCGGCCTCGGCTAACCGCGTCGCTTCTGCAGCGACATCCTCCGGCCGGTCACCGCCGATCCACTTATACACTCTAACCTTATCACGGCTCTTCCCACCCAACAGTTCGTACACAGGTGCACCGAAGTGTTTCCCCTTGATATCCCAGAGCGCCTGATTGATACCAGCGATGGCAGACATCAGGATCGGTCCGCCGCGATAGAA from Haloarcula hispanica ATCC 33960 harbors:
- a CDS encoding HD domain-containing protein — encoded protein: MPDYEEQVTEAFPELDYISSDSLRSNVIEAWTLALDRGGWRDITDIPYAWNIHEVTNVRHVRGVTRIARESAIEQQEFHSADPDMDVIVAATLLHDVGKCYEYVDFVEDEKLLDPDPKYATEEVPHSLSGYALAHEVGCPLAVQRAIPHFIGEIPTRTLEAELVKSANSASSNAITQSTMGITLQEWVDEYSQT
- a CDS encoding glucose 1-dehydrogenase, with the translated sequence MDAIAVKRGKTRPERIDIERPEPDEGEVLVRTLRVGIDGTDFEVLSGSHGEFPEGSDYQILGHEAVGVVESSNGTALNEGEIVVPTVRRPANTSSRFFENNEPDMAPPGEYVERGIAGAHGYMAEYFTTPASFLVPIPESLADVGFLVEPISNAEKALELAQRSRSTFEWQNASGLVLGNGPLGLLTLAMLADRCERTYCLGRRERPDPTIDIIEELGATYVNSRQTAVDEIPDVHEPMDLVFEATGHAKHAFSTVEALDANGVGVLLGIPEDWEFTVNGGALHRQLVLQNKALLGSVNSNVRHYKRARNTLAEYPDWFLASIMTTQCSVSGFADAFEKSPDTIKSYIEFSA
- a CDS encoding IclR family transcriptional regulator, with the translated sequence MPDKTETATLSAPMKTFAIVDVLRDADGPLGVSEVAEQLGYTRSTTYKHLNTLLQSGYVTKSTGNYQLTLQFADIGEHVKSQAPIYHDTKPQIDQISATTGESAGLVIKCEKQIADVYHTAVDDSPRHVNSPCFHCSAPGKAILAATDPEAVDAILDHTGLPAMTENTITDRQTLTAELDNIRDRGIAFERREQYPDVNCVAVPIQDQSTTAAVYVAGHAERLSGKRLQEDVPGMILSAVRQLNAEQI
- the dgoD gene encoding galactonate dehydratase, which codes for MQITGYELFEIPPRWVFLKLETNTGVLGWGEPVIEGRAKTVRAAVEEMLDQYLIGKDPFRIEDHWQALYRGGFYRGGPILMSAIAGINQALWDIKGKHFGAPVYELLGGKSRDKVRVYKWIGGDRPEDVAAEATRLAEAGYTALKMDATNQTRFIETKASLDEITERIQHVRTAVDDRVDLGIDFRGRVSKSMAKTLTNRLESVEPMFIEEPVLPENIEHLPNIAAQTRAPIAAGERLYSRWDYKDLLKTGAIDVIQPDVSHAGGISEMVKLANMAESHDVAIAPNCPLGPIALAASIQVDTVVPNLLVQDQGFDVHSETTSPAHDLLNSNPFAFDDGYLKTLDGPGLGIDVALDVVREKAEADLDWHNPIWRHEDGSVADW